In Chitinophaga oryzae, the sequence GTGAAAATTGCGGCGCTGGAGCTGGCGCCCCGGAAGATCCGCGTCAACGCCGTGAGCCCGGGGCCTGTGGCCACAGAGATAATGCGCAAAATCGGGCTGGACAGCCAGCTGGAAGAACAACTGATCGGCTCCATCCCATTATCCCGCTTAGGGAAGCCCGACGAGGTGGCGGATATGATCTCCTTTCTCTCAGGCAACAACGCAGCCTTTATTACAGGTTCCAATTTCCTGGTAGACGGTGGCCAGTCGGTCTGACAAAAAAACAACGGATTCTTGTTATTTTTAGATGAGCAGATCTGCAAAACCCATAAACATGGAATACAAGGCAAAATACATCACAGAAGATATAAAATTGTCATGCTACGAAGACAAGTTCTTCAAATCTGACATCATGTTCGAGCACCACATGCTGGTTTGGTTCATTTCGGGCGAAACCAAGATCGTTCAGGCGGATGCCACCTACTTTTTCGGAAAGGGAGACATTTTCCTCATACCCCGTAATCAACTGGCAACGATCATTAATTATCCTAAAGACCGGCAACCGCATAAAACGGTGGTCATGCATTTAACGGTGGAGAGGTTGCGGCGCTTTTATGCATCGCATCCCTCCAAACCACAAACCATGCGACCACAGCAGATCTACAGCTTCAGTAATCACCCCTTGCTGGAAAGCTGCCTGTCATCCCTGATCCCTTATTTCGATATGAAAGACTTACCGGAGGATATCGCGTCTTTGAAAATCACGGAAGCTATTAGCATTCTGCGGACGATCGATAAAAGCGTAGACGATGTGCTGGCCAATTTCGAAGAACCCGGAAAGATCGACCTCGCAGATTTCATGGAGAAGAATTTCATGTTCAACATGCCGCTGGAAAAATTCGGTTACCTGACAGGCAGGAGCCTCACTACTTTCAAACGGGATTTCAGCAGGACGTTCAACAATACACCGCAACGCTGGCTAACGCAAAAAAGACTGGAGCTGGCGCATTACCATCTCAGGGAGAAGAAAAAGAAGCCGGTAGACGTATGCTACGAAGTAGGATTCGAGAACCTGTCCCACTTTTCGTTTGCGTTTAAGAAGCACTTCGGGTATGCGCCTACGAAGTTATTGGAATAATACGGTTGCTGCCTTTCCAAAGCAAGTAATAACTATATTAGCAAAAATTTGATTTAAGCTCTGGCCAGGCAAAGCCCGACCCATCTGGTAAATAACGTATAGTGTCATTTATATAAAAGCTGTTTACACCTTGTATCTGAAGACCTAAACCCAGAATAAATCTATCAACCTGCTGATGATACCTGCCGAAGTCTGGAAGGGCTTTTGTCAAGGAAATGAATTCAGCAAGATCGGAATCATGGATATCCATAGCTTTTGTGAGCGCATCTTTCAAAGAGAGGTTATATTGGTGCTGCAAAACAACAATCAAGTTAGTAACTTCCGTTTCCAAAGTCAGTTCTTTACTAAGGCCCTGAATATCATTCTGCCATCCAATTATTCTTGAAGCCAGGGCCCTCAACCGTTGTATTACAGGATGTTTATCAGGAAGATCTGGAAATACGAAATCCGTCTCAATATCTATCATATATAAGTATGGATACATGAGAATAGAATACTCACGATTTAGCAGATAATAAACAAGCAGCATTGCTTTCTCACTCTCCTTAAATGGTGCGTCATCCACAACGCCATATCTTGTAACACGATGAAATGCACCTATAAATCGTTCCATCCATGCGGTTGGCATAAAGGCACGAAATTCCTCACCAATCTTGTAAGCCTGCCGGAAAAGGCCCGTCTCGCCGGGCTCCGGCTGGCTTCCATTGAATACTTCCACCAGCCTTGACCGTAGTAGGTCGATTTCTTCAGCGGTCTTATATTCTAATTGATCGTCGAAAACGGACTGAAAAAGAATAAATCTATGGCAGGGCGTAATGCGGTCCAGACTTGCATAAGGAAGCATCCGTGCTATACAGCAATGCAGGCGCATTTTTTTATACTTTCTTTGTTGCTTTTCCGTCAAATAGTATAGTCTTCTTCTATTCAACGGATTTGATCCATTCCCATTTGTTCCGTATGCGGATTAATAATTAGCAGTTTGAATTTCTTCAACTTATCCCGCTGATAAACCAGCGCAGGTTTTGTGAATTATCCGTGATCCTCATGGTACAAAACCCGGACCTTTTTATATCCGATTTGCAAAATTTGCGGAAATAGTACATTTAAGATAAATTGCGGTAAGCCTTCACGCTTTGTGGTTAATGACACAATCCATCGAGCATTAGCTTATAACTTTAAAGACACCGTATTTATGACATTATTAGAGCAACTTATAGACAAATACCAGGCGGCGACTAACGATGACGAAAAAGCAGAAATTATCAGCGCTGACTTTGATTTTCTCTCAGATAATAACAAGTGGGATTTTTTATTGACTTTAATTGAAAACAGGGAAGCTTATGATCTTGTTAAAGTGAACGTCTACAAGATCCTTGAAATTGCAGATCTTACCGGTCTTGATATAACGGATATAAAAAACAGAATTTTACAAGCGTTAAAGGTAGAAACAGATGACATGGTTAAAGAATATGGTTTCAATGCCCTGACTTGGAATTTTAGCAACTTTCCTGATGTTATTGACTATTGTATGGACACTGTTGAAAACGAAGAGGAAGATGAAAATATCAGACATTGTGCATTTGGCGTCTTGACAAAATCTAAAGATTTTCAAAAAATAAATTCCCTACGTGATAAGCTTTTACAAACAAAAGGCTTTGCAAAATATGCTACAACTTTTTTCAAAGATCGAGACAACGGTATCCGTTAATCCGATTGGTAGCGAAGGTTGCAAAGAAAGGCATTCCATGTGGCCAGGAACCACGCGATATGCAAACTTGAACAAAGCCTAATAAGCATTCGGCTTCAAATTTCCCCTTTAGAAAATTCTATATTTCATACATAATGAACTCAACTAAAAAGCGAAAACTCCGCGACTGGAGCGAGGTTTCTTAATTTCCAGTGATCCCGCTGGGACTCGAACCCAGGGCCCATACATTAAAAGTGTATTGCTCTACCAACTGAGCTACGGAATCCTTTACTGTATTGCTGTTAAGCGGCTGCAAAAATAGGAATTAAATTTTCACTTCCAAATTTTTTTAAAAAAAAATTCCCCTAACGCAAAAGCATACACGTTATTCATCCATTCCTCCGCTGTTGTCACCGGGAGCGGTTTTACTGCTGGAAGCGACCATGGTATTGATACTGGAAATTTCCTCTTTGGTAAAATAACGCCACTTCCCGGGTGCCAGGTCTTTCAGGGTCATGTTCATGATACGCGTTCTTTTCAGCGTCACTACCTTATACCCCAGCACCTCGCACATACGGCGTATCTGCCGGTTGAGGCCCTGGGTAAGGATTATACGGAACCTGTCTGTACCCTCCTGCTGCACAAAACACTTCTGGGTAACGGTACCCAGTATCTTCACACCGTTGCGCATAGCTTTGATAAACTCCAGGGTAACGGGTTTATCGACGGACACGATATATTCTTTTTCGTGCTGGTTACCGGCACGGAGGATCTTGTTCACGATATCTCCGTCGTTGGTCAGAAAGATCAGTCCCTCGGAAAGCTTGTCCAGCCGCCCGATAGGAAATATCCTCGACGGGAAATTCATGAAGTCGATGATATTGGTTTTGTCTTTCAGATCGGTGGTACAGGTAATGCCTTTAGGCTTGTTGAGCGCAATATATACGGTCGTCTTTTTCTTTTTCAGCGGCTCTCCGTCTACTTCCACCACGTCGCCCGCCTTCACGCGGTTGCCTTTCGAAGCGATATTATCATTAATGGTGACACGGCCCTGCTCTATGTATTTGTCTGCCTCCCGCCGGCTGCAGAAGCCTGTCTCGCTGATATATTTATTGATACTGATATCCATAATCACTGTTGAACTGGGACGCAAATTACTTAAAAGGATTTAATTCTGCCGCGGCAACAGGGTAACGGCCACGCTCCAGTCGCTGCCGCTGCCGATGTGATAGGCCTCGGCGAAGTTCCCCATATTCAGGGCGAAAGACAGCTGCATCAGGCTGTTGAGATATGCGAGCGGCTTCCCTTCCGCCACGGCGCCGAATGTTTCGCTGTAGGGCGCCTGTATGGTGGCCACCTGCTGCTGCCTGTGATAAAACGTCACTTCCAGCATATCGCCGAACTGCGGCCGCAGTTCCTCCAGCAGGGCTGCGCCGATGTTGGTCCATACATTACCATATTGAATATCCAGGATGGGGATATTCCCCCTGAGCGTTTTCCCTTCACGCACGGCCTGCTGGAACGGCAGCTTTACTACCGTGGCCGGCAGTAGCGGCCCCACCTGGTCGAAGGTGATGGCGCCGGATGCGAGGCGCGCCCCGGTATAGGCGTATACATCACGGCCATGGAAAGTATAGGACTTACCGGAGCCTTTGCGGCGGTTCACCGCCTCGTCGATCTCCCGCACCTCTGCAATTCCCTCCGACGCCGCTATCAGCGTGAGGGTGCCGTTATCCGGCGTCACGAGGAAGTGCCCCTTGCGGGTCTTTAGCACGACAGATTTGCGGCTGGTGCCTACTCCCGGGTCCACTACCGACACAAAAACGGTCCCCACCGGCCAGTAAGGCACTGTCTGCTCCAGGCGGAAAGCAGCCTCCCATATGTTGTAAGCCGGTATCTCATGGGTCAGGTCATACAACCTGAGATCAGTGGATACCCCGTTAGCCACCCCTTTCATGGCGGAAACAGCACCGTCCTTCAAACCGAAATCGGACTGAAACACGACGATCTTATTTTGTGCGGACAGCGCCCGCGCCAGCAACAGTGCCACCAGGGCCAGACTATATATGCGGATTTTTCTCATAGGAAAATAAATACCTGCAACGAATTTAACGGCTTTCCCGACAACCTGTACCATCGCCCGGAAAAATGAAAAATGCGGGCCTTAAAGAAAATCTGACGGAAAAACAAGTCACTTTCATGGATGTAACACATGGTGTTGGATCGCCCCCGATCCGTCATCTTTGTACGGTCTAAACAACATCATATGAAAGCAGTCACCCTTAATGCTTACGGCGCTCCCGAAGTGCTGGAAGTGACCGACCAGCCCATGCCCGTTCCTGCCCCGCAGGAAGTGATCGTAAAAGTACAGGCAGTGGGCGTCAACTACGCCGACCTCCTTATCCGTCAGGGCATATACCCTTTTATTGCGCAGTTTCCCGCCATACTACCCGGCGAAGTGAGCGGTATCATCACCGAAACCGGCAGCGGGGTACAGCACCTGAAAGCAGGGCAACGGGTAACGGGATACGCTCCTGCCGGATACGCAGCCTATGCCGCTATTCCCGCCGCAGCCCTCACCGTGCTGCCCGACCAGGTAAGCCCCGCGGCAGGACTGCTCACCCACGCGCTGACGGCCAGGCATCTGCTGGAACAAACCAGCGGATACCGCTCCCTCGTCATCACGGCAGCAGCCGGCGGCGTAGGTTCCAAAGCGGTACAACTGGCCAAAATCAAAGGCGTGCCACAGATCATTGCCCTCACCGGCAGCGCTGCCAAACAGAACTATGTACGTTCTCTCGGCGCAACCCATGCCATCAACTACCGTGAGTCCGACTGGCTGCAACAACTGACAGCCATTACCGGCCCGCAGGGCGCAGACCTGGTACTGGACGCCACCGGCGGCGATACGCCTGCGCAACTGGTGTCAGCCCTCGCCGTCAACGGCACCCTCATCGTCTATGGCAACAGCTCCGGGCAACCTACGGCCGTCAACCCACAGGAACTGATCATGAAGTCCGCCCGTATCATCGGTTCCACCGTCTATAACATCCTCCCGGAACAACGGCGGCAATGGAGCCAGGAACTGCTGGAACTGATCGCCGCCGGCCAGCTTCAAAGCCAGATCAACAGTTATCCGTTCACCGATGTAATCCGCGCCCACAGCGACATAGAGGGCCGCCGCAATACCGGTCGCACCGTGCTCTCTTTCCCTGATTAATTTTTTTTAAACCCTGCTGACATAAGGTTGTCACTACCCCCCTGTTATCTTTGGACCATCAATATTAGTCAACACCTAAAGAAACAGATATATGGAAAACACCACCATCGCAACACCAGTGACCGCCATCTCCAGCGCCGATTTGCTTGAACACTACCAGGGCCACCGCCGCCTTACCCGCCGCCTGCTGGAAGGGTTTCCGGAAGACCGCTTCTTTGACTACTCCATCGGCGGCATGCGCTCTGTAGCTGCACTGGCCATGGAACAGATCAACGTTTCCGGCATGGGCGTAGCCGGCGCCGCCACCCGCAACTGGCAAACCGTTCCCAAAAGAGAACAACCCGCCACCAAACAGGAAATCCTCGATCTCTGGGACAAAAATACCCGGCTGATCAACGAATACTGGCCGATGATCACGGAAGAACGTTTCCTCGAAACCGACAAAGCTTTTGGTATGTACGAAGGCGTGGTGATCAACCTCGTGCTCTATTTTATCGATAATGAAATCCACCACCGCGGACAGATATATGTTTATTACCGCTCGCTGGGACTGGAGCCCGCGCCTTTCTATGAGCGCTAACCGGCAATAAAAAGATGACAGGATTTTTCAGCGGCGCTTTGACTTACCGTCAAAAAACAGGAACTTCGTGCCTGTTTTAACCCGCCTTCGAAAAATCCTGTCATCTTTTTCTATATGAAACAAGTCCTTATACTGGGCGCCAATTCCGATGTGGCGAAAGAAGCGCTCAAAATGTACGTCGGCCGCGGGTATCACGTGGTAGCCGCCTCCCGCAGCACCGCTGCGCTGGAAACATTTGTATTGCAGCAACAACTTCCCCTTGAACAGGTGACCATCCGCCATTTCGATGCGACAGACTTCAGCAGTCACCGTAAATTCTATGACACCCTG encodes:
- a CDS encoding AraC family transcriptional regulator; its protein translation is MEYKAKYITEDIKLSCYEDKFFKSDIMFEHHMLVWFISGETKIVQADATYFFGKGDIFLIPRNQLATIINYPKDRQPHKTVVMHLTVERLRRFYASHPSKPQTMRPQQIYSFSNHPLLESCLSSLIPYFDMKDLPEDIASLKITEAISILRTIDKSVDDVLANFEEPGKIDLADFMEKNFMFNMPLEKFGYLTGRSLTTFKRDFSRTFNNTPQRWLTQKRLELAHYHLREKKKKPVDVCYEVGFENLSHFSFAFKKHFGYAPTKLLE
- a CDS encoding terpene synthase family protein, with product MTEKQQRKYKKMRLHCCIARMLPYASLDRITPCHRFILFQSVFDDQLEYKTAEEIDLLRSRLVEVFNGSQPEPGETGLFRQAYKIGEEFRAFMPTAWMERFIGAFHRVTRYGVVDDAPFKESEKAMLLVYYLLNREYSILMYPYLYMIDIETDFVFPDLPDKHPVIQRLRALASRIIGWQNDIQGLSKELTLETEVTNLIVVLQHQYNLSLKDALTKAMDIHDSDLAEFISLTKALPDFGRYHQQVDRFILGLGLQIQGVNSFYINDTIRYLPDGSGFAWPELKSNFC
- the rluF gene encoding 23S rRNA pseudouridine(2604) synthase RluF, whose protein sequence is MDISINKYISETGFCSRREADKYIEQGRVTINDNIASKGNRVKAGDVVEVDGEPLKKKKTTVYIALNKPKGITCTTDLKDKTNIIDFMNFPSRIFPIGRLDKLSEGLIFLTNDGDIVNKILRAGNQHEKEYIVSVDKPVTLEFIKAMRNGVKILGTVTQKCFVQQEGTDRFRIILTQGLNRQIRRMCEVLGYKVVTLKRTRIMNMTLKDLAPGKWRYFTKEEISSINTMVASSSKTAPGDNSGGMDE
- a CDS encoding SAM hydrolase/SAM-dependent halogenase family protein — protein: MRKIRIYSLALVALLLARALSAQNKIVVFQSDFGLKDGAVSAMKGVANGVSTDLRLYDLTHEIPAYNIWEAAFRLEQTVPYWPVGTVFVSVVDPGVGTSRKSVVLKTRKGHFLVTPDNGTLTLIAASEGIAEVREIDEAVNRRKGSGKSYTFHGRDVYAYTGARLASGAITFDQVGPLLPATVVKLPFQQAVREGKTLRGNIPILDIQYGNVWTNIGAALLEELRPQFGDMLEVTFYHRQQQVATIQAPYSETFGAVAEGKPLAYLNSLMQLSFALNMGNFAEAYHIGSGSDWSVAVTLLPRQN
- a CDS encoding quinone oxidoreductase family protein translates to MKAVTLNAYGAPEVLEVTDQPMPVPAPQEVIVKVQAVGVNYADLLIRQGIYPFIAQFPAILPGEVSGIITETGSGVQHLKAGQRVTGYAPAGYAAYAAIPAAALTVLPDQVSPAAGLLTHALTARHLLEQTSGYRSLVITAAAGGVGSKAVQLAKIKGVPQIIALTGSAAKQNYVRSLGATHAINYRESDWLQQLTAITGPQGADLVLDATGGDTPAQLVSALAVNGTLIVYGNSSGQPTAVNPQELIMKSARIIGSTVYNILPEQRRQWSQELLELIAAGQLQSQINSYPFTDVIRAHSDIEGRRNTGRTVLSFPD
- a CDS encoding DinB family protein → MENTTIATPVTAISSADLLEHYQGHRRLTRRLLEGFPEDRFFDYSIGGMRSVAALAMEQINVSGMGVAGAATRNWQTVPKREQPATKQEILDLWDKNTRLINEYWPMITEERFLETDKAFGMYEGVVINLVLYFIDNEIHHRGQIYVYYRSLGLEPAPFYER